One part of the Phoenix dactylifera cultivar Barhee BC4 chromosome 4, palm_55x_up_171113_PBpolish2nd_filt_p, whole genome shotgun sequence genome encodes these proteins:
- the LOC103697181 gene encoding uncharacterized protein LOC103697181 — protein METAREARRRKIMERGSERLAFITGQSRSLTPSSSFSSSRPPTLQQQQGEEENPRFTTADVLCHDDATGMEAQHKHRPIDQTFSTAVEDDETELLPKRNQTENSACVRQAANSQDARWAKGFKKANSLSRFGLKKSQVASVLHWKMLYFRYVAIALLVVMSTHGHSMGGKILGSMLNLRPPSLVLLTDAAFIIGQLLLNRKSHIKDGEEARGTRQEEFGFADNIGNALAIGLVFQKALNAAFMDCSICAVIMISGYFV, from the exons ATGGAGACCGCGAGGGAGGCTCGTCGAAGGAAGATAATGGAGCGCGGATCCGAACGCCTCGCCTTCATCACCGGCCAATCCCGATCCCTTACCCCGTCTTCCTCCTTCAGTTCTTCTCGTCCTCCCACGCTCCAACAacagcaaggagaggaggagaatcCACGATTCACCACCGCCG ATGTTCTCTGTCATGATGATGCAACTGGCATGGAGGCACAACACAAGCATCGACCAATCGATCAGACCTTCAGTACTGCAGTGGAGGATGATGAAACAGAACTGCTTCCCAAACGCAATCAAACAGAGAACTCTGCATGTGTGAGACAAGCAGCGAATTCGCAAGATGCAAGATgggcaaaaggtttcaaaaaG GCAAATTCTCTTTCTCGCTTCGGGTTGAAGAAGAGTCAGGTGGCTTCAGTCCTTCATTGGAAAATGCTATACTTTCGTTATGTCGCTATAGCCCTTTTGGTAGTTATGTCGACCCATGGCCATTCCATGGGTGGCAAAATCTTGGGAAGCATGCTGAACCTTAGGCCACCATCTCTAGTGTTGCTAACTGACGCAGCATTCATCATCGGGCAGCTATTACTAAATCGAAAAAGTCACATTAAAGATGGGGAAGAAGCAAGGGGGACAAGGCAAGAGGAATTTGGTTTTGCTGATAACATAGGTAATGCACTGGCGATTGGCCTTGTTTTCCAGAAAGCCTTGAATGCTGCCTTCATGGATTGCAGCATTTGTGCAGTTATCATGATCTCCGGCTATTTTGTTTAA